One Dermacentor andersoni chromosome 6, qqDerAnde1_hic_scaffold, whole genome shotgun sequence genomic window carries:
- the Papst2 gene encoding adenosine 3'-phospho 5'-phosphosulfate transporter 2 — translation MAPFATAENVKFPRKHVILCCLGLDSFSTCTQFVICAAGIMTVFLGYGYTQELMFHIEGFKPYGFYLTFVQFVLYSIFSFVERKVRKESGRTAPLRTHLLLSVLTVGTIGLSNASLGYLNYPTQVLFKCCKLIPVLLGGVLIQGKKYRSLDLLAAVLMSIGLAAFILTDSKISPTFSFIGVAMISMALLFDAIIGNVQEKAMRTHGTPNSEIMIFSYSIGSMTLFFILAAMQNLIPAVKFWAQNPVETYGYAAIFSLLGYFGVQLVLTLISISDAFITVVVTTCRKAISIILSFMLFAKPFSFQYVWSGALVLLGVYLHAYSKKLAKMPLLPLVNRERQSS, via the exons ATGGCGCCCTTTGCAACAGCAGAGAACGTGAAGTTTCCCCGTAAACATGTCATACTGTGCTGCCTAGGCTTAGACTCATTTTCCACATGCACCCAGTTTGTCATTTGTGCGGCTGGCATCATGACCGTGTTCTTGGGATACGGATACACGCAG GAGCTCATGTTTCACATCGAAGGATTCAAGCCGTACGGCTTCTACCTGACGTTTGTCCAGTTCGTGCTGTACAGCATTTTTTCGTTCGTCGAGCGGAAAGTACGGAAGGAGAGCGGCCGCAC AGCGCCCCTGCGAACTCATCTATTACTATCTGTGCTGACTGTGGGCACCATCGGCCTCTCTAATGCGTCACTGGGTTACCTAAACTACCCGACCCAGGTTCTATTTAAGTGCTGCAAACTAATCCCGGTGCTGCTCGGTGGCGTGCTCATCCAAG GAAAGAAGTACAGGAGTCTTGACCTGCTAGCTGCTGTGCTCATGAGCATTGGACTGGCTGCCTTTATCCTGACTGACAGCAAAATATCGCCAACATTTTCATTTATAG GAGTTGCAATGATATCAATGGCTCTACTTTTTGATGCCATCATCGGCAATGTGCAAGAGAAAGCAATGAGGACCCACGGCACCCCAAACTCTGAAATT ATGATCTTCTCGTACTCCATCGGTTCTATGACCCTGTTTTTCATCTTGGCTGCAATGCAGAATTTGATCCCAGCTGTCAAGTTTTGGGCTCAG AATCCGGTGGAGACTTACGGCTATGCCGCCATATTTTCACTCCTGGGCTACTTTGGTGTCCAGTTGGTTCTAACGCTCATCAGCATATCCGATGCCTTTATCACCGTGGTTGTCACAACTTGCCGCAAGGCCATATCTATAATTCTCTCATTCATGCTGTTTGCCAAGCCATTCTCATTCCA GTACGTCTGGTCAGGTGCACTCGTGCTTCTTGGAGTGTACCTTCATGCCTACAGCAAAAAGCTAGCGAAAATGCCACTACTTCCCCTCGTCAACCGGGAGAGACAATCTTCGTGA